In a genomic window of Pedobacter sp. KBS0701:
- a CDS encoding RagB/SusD family nutrient uptake outer membrane protein: MYNFSRQYIFFFLAALSVTLTACKKEFLEVEPKGAIVAQDTKDYESLLNTARISASSAISFLGDEVAAQNDYFNGADVYRQRLFEYSSSALLPDQLPEMDYLTQNYVFNKIIAEVMQSKGGTDQQKLQIMAEAKGGRALCHLLFVNEFGKPYNNGSAVTDLGVPIITDADVTNTSYKRATVQEVYDFIIKDLTEAIPNLTKPFAHTGKMSKAAAEALLARTYLYMHNYQQARVHLDNSFSALSNSTRVPMLYNYNETLGTNGSWLPLGPDGFGPELMPLATLNEDLESIYNVSMNSFNIGSANTFVTTPETGALYSKNDYRLKIYSNQELFGDVVFSEGVRRYPRFEAEVGISLPDMYLMRAELKARANDLAGAKSDLEILRKNRMPEDEVEVPSVVAASQQNLVLFILQERIREFALKGMRWYDMRRLSTDQVEAYRNSVSYSHKIYDASGNAVETLTFAPKNLVLKFGKKLMDQHPQLIEND, translated from the coding sequence ATGTATAATTTTAGCAGACAATATATTTTCTTTTTTCTTGCTGCGCTATCGGTAACACTGACCGCGTGTAAGAAAGAGTTTTTAGAAGTGGAGCCCAAAGGGGCGATCGTTGCACAAGATACAAAAGATTACGAATCCTTGCTTAATACTGCCAGGATCAGCGCTTCAAGTGCCATCTCATTTCTCGGCGACGAAGTGGCCGCACAAAATGATTATTTCAATGGAGCTGATGTCTACAGGCAACGGTTATTTGAGTATAGCAGTAGCGCTTTACTACCCGATCAACTACCTGAAATGGATTATCTTACACAAAATTATGTTTTCAATAAGATTATTGCAGAGGTGATGCAGTCGAAAGGTGGCACGGATCAACAAAAGCTGCAAATCATGGCCGAGGCAAAAGGGGGAAGAGCGCTCTGTCACCTGCTTTTTGTAAATGAATTCGGAAAACCCTATAATAATGGGAGCGCTGTGACTGATTTGGGGGTTCCGATTATTACAGATGCTGATGTGACAAATACTTCGTACAAAAGGGCTACAGTCCAGGAAGTCTATGACTTTATTATTAAGGATCTGACTGAAGCCATCCCGAATCTAACCAAGCCCTTTGCCCACACTGGAAAAATGTCTAAAGCAGCTGCGGAAGCACTTTTGGCACGGACATACCTGTATATGCACAATTACCAGCAGGCGAGGGTACACCTCGATAATTCATTCAGTGCTTTAAGCAATTCAACAAGGGTTCCTATGTTATATAACTATAACGAGACCTTGGGTACCAATGGAAGCTGGTTACCGTTGGGACCTGACGGTTTTGGTCCGGAACTTATGCCATTAGCTACTCTTAATGAAGATCTGGAGAGCATATATAATGTGAGTATGAACTCTTTTAACATTGGCTCTGCTAATACATTTGTGACCACTCCGGAAACCGGGGCGCTCTACAGCAAAAACGACTATAGACTGAAAATATATTCAAACCAGGAATTGTTTGGTGACGTTGTATTTTCTGAAGGAGTGAGACGATATCCAAGATTTGAGGCAGAGGTAGGAATCAGCCTGCCAGATATGTACCTGATGAGGGCTGAACTTAAAGCACGGGCGAATGATTTAGCGGGTGCAAAGTCAGACCTTGAAATACTGCGTAAAAACCGCATGCCAGAGGATGAAGTTGAAGTCCCATCAGTTGTTGCTGCCTCACAGCAAAATCTTGTGCTGTTTATTTTGCAGGAGCGGATCAGGGAATTCGCGTTGAAAGGGATGCGCTGGTATGATATGCGGAGGTTATCTACTGACCAAGTGGAGGCCTATCGGAATTCAGTTTCCTATTCGCATAAAATTTATGACGCAAGTGGCAACGCAGTTGAGACCTTAACTTTTGCTCCTAAAAATCTGGTGTTAAAATTTGGAAAAAAATTGATGGACCAGCATCCGCAATTAATAGAAAACGACTAA
- a CDS encoding protein-disulfide reductase DsbD domain-containing protein: protein MKKYILLFALIWSSCLSAYTQILKPITWSYSSKRISSTEAIIYIKANLQQGWHLYSQTVGEGGPVATSFHFASASSYALLGRTAEPKPVKKFEPVFMMEVSYFESSAIFQQKVKLKSRKPIVSGKVEFMVCNDKQCLPPGEVEFSIPVK from the coding sequence ATGAAAAAATACATTTTATTATTTGCGCTGATCTGGTCATCTTGCCTGAGCGCATACACCCAGATTTTAAAACCCATTACCTGGAGTTATTCGTCCAAACGCATAAGCAGTACTGAAGCTATAATTTACATTAAGGCAAATCTTCAACAGGGCTGGCATCTTTATTCTCAAACAGTTGGGGAAGGAGGGCCGGTGGCCACCTCGTTCCATTTTGCTTCAGCATCATCATATGCATTGCTTGGCAGAACCGCGGAACCAAAACCAGTGAAAAAGTTTGAACCTGTTTTTATGATGGAGGTCAGTTATTTTGAGAGTTCTGCAATTTTCCAGCAAAAAGTAAAATTGAAATCCAGGAAGCCCATAGTAAGCGGCAAGGTCGAGTTTATGGTTTGTAACGACAAACAATGCCTGCCCCCCGGAGAGGTTGAATTCAGTATTCCTGTCAAATAA
- a CDS encoding TlpA disulfide reductase family protein codes for MMKTKVIFTMAILLISGYTFGQTKKVAAGTKKQTTASSIAIDTMAVGMKAPLLKVEEWLSEVPDMKGKFVALDFWGPSCKPCIAGFPHINELHRKYKDQVVFIAATTDEAPGEVYTLQAGVPIEFYSMMQKPKAWKDYKIQGIPQMLLMDPDGIVRYSGNGFLLTEAMLNDIISKYARK; via the coding sequence ATGATGAAAACAAAAGTAATTTTTACAATGGCTATCTTACTTATTTCAGGATATACATTTGGGCAAACTAAAAAGGTTGCCGCTGGAACGAAAAAACAAACTACGGCCTCATCTATTGCTATAGACACGATGGCAGTAGGCATGAAAGCCCCTTTATTAAAAGTAGAGGAATGGTTGTCCGAAGTGCCGGACATGAAGGGTAAGTTCGTTGCTTTGGATTTTTGGGGTCCGAGTTGTAAACCATGCATCGCAGGTTTTCCGCACATCAATGAATTACACAGAAAATATAAAGACCAGGTGGTATTTATCGCCGCAACAACAGATGAGGCGCCGGGTGAGGTTTATACTTTGCAAGCGGGGGTTCCAATTGAATTTTACAGTATGATGCAGAAACCTAAAGCCTGGAAAGATTATAAAATTCAGGGCATACCTCAAATGTTACTTATGGATCCGGATGGAATTGTGCGGTATAGCGGCAATGGTTTTCTACTAACAGAAGCGATGCTTAATGATATCATTTCTAAGTATGCCCGTAAATAA
- a CDS encoding DUF4369 domain-containing protein, with product MKYSLFAIAMSVSLYASAQNLKFEGTLAGLTGDTKVILSDMMNVKFNDTASVSTDRFILDTKLPGAGLYVLRVGLVGKSPEHRVLYLDSGTVKLAGKRGNLKAAELTGQTNYMKDWLKFDRIIQNDPILALQNRQTDTLIILAGKTGSYDGAMADTGFVRRSSETFPLADAKKTELAKAWLVQNPDSDINAYIIYKYLRWKLTDEELKRAIAQLNLAARKSLIGKILLSRVH from the coding sequence ATGAAATATTCATTATTTGCAATTGCGATGTCGGTTTCACTATACGCTTCAGCGCAGAACCTGAAGTTTGAAGGCACACTTGCTGGATTAACTGGGGATACCAAAGTTATTTTATCCGATATGATGAACGTAAAATTCAATGATACGGCTTCAGTTAGTACAGATCGGTTTATACTCGATACCAAACTGCCAGGCGCAGGGCTATATGTACTTAGAGTAGGCTTGGTAGGTAAAAGCCCCGAGCACCGCGTTTTATATCTTGACTCGGGCACGGTGAAGTTAGCAGGTAAACGTGGAAATTTAAAAGCAGCTGAATTGACGGGACAGACGAATTACATGAAAGATTGGTTAAAATTCGACCGTATCATACAAAACGACCCTATCCTGGCCTTGCAAAACCGGCAAACCGATACACTTATTATACTTGCCGGTAAAACTGGTTCTTACGACGGCGCTATGGCTGATACAGGTTTTGTCAGAAGATCATCTGAAACTTTTCCGTTAGCGGATGCTAAAAAAACCGAGCTGGCAAAAGCCTGGCTTGTCCAAAATCCTGATTCTGATATTAACGCTTATATCATCTATAAATACCTGCGGTGGAAGCTTACTGATGAAGAATTGAAGAGGGCTATCGCTCAACTTAACCTAGCCGCTCGCAAGTCATTAATCGGAAAAATCTTGCTTTCCAGAGTTCATTAA
- a CDS encoding TlpA disulfide reductase family protein, with product MRKLKMLVALVLLCSGVYAQKKPYTVLGNVQDLVKEGKYIYSFYQKNEDVVIDSVKVQNGKYSFAGDLDQTVMMSISTRRYGSDVKIFVGPSEHIQLIHSKSFKDVTVSGSKANLEYNQVRAALAVYLKKMHEIDVKLDSARRLRDTAMLKRFQADGTDIYHRMIEDVYPNYIKNNPNSSIALSMLDEYFGGVVDAQKLEPLYNVLTKEVKGSAEGQRWGKILEKAQRAGVGKQAPDFTQYDQAGKVVRLSSFKGKYVLIDFWASWCFPCRAENKNVLRAYNSLKSKGFEVLGVSIDSDKNAWIKAIKDDGMPWVQVTDLKAKKNAAALLYGVDAIPQNWLIDPNGIVLGINLRGEDLARQIEKLINQSKGK from the coding sequence ATGAGAAAATTAAAAATGCTGGTTGCGTTAGTCCTGTTATGTTCAGGTGTGTACGCACAGAAGAAACCATATACGGTGCTTGGAAATGTGCAAGACCTTGTTAAAGAGGGCAAATACATTTACAGTTTCTATCAGAAAAATGAGGATGTGGTAATAGATTCGGTTAAAGTCCAGAACGGTAAGTATTCATTTGCGGGTGATCTTGACCAAACGGTTATGATGTCAATAAGCACCCGGCGATATGGTAGTGATGTCAAAATCTTTGTTGGTCCGTCAGAGCATATTCAGCTCATTCACAGTAAGTCTTTTAAGGACGTAACTGTTTCAGGATCTAAAGCGAATCTGGAATATAATCAAGTCCGCGCTGCATTGGCTGTTTATCTTAAAAAGATGCATGAAATTGATGTGAAATTGGATTCTGCCAGAAGGCTACGTGATACCGCGATGTTAAAGAGGTTTCAGGCAGATGGAACGGATATATACCACCGTATGATCGAGGACGTCTACCCGAACTATATCAAAAATAATCCTAACTCTTCGATCGCCTTAAGTATGCTGGACGAATATTTTGGTGGTGTAGTTGATGCGCAAAAATTGGAGCCTTTATATAACGTATTGACAAAGGAAGTTAAGGGCAGCGCCGAAGGTCAGCGTTGGGGGAAAATTCTGGAGAAAGCTCAGCGTGCTGGCGTTGGGAAGCAAGCACCGGACTTTACGCAATATGACCAGGCCGGAAAAGTAGTAAGACTCTCTTCATTTAAGGGAAAATATGTTTTAATTGATTTTTGGGCAAGTTGGTGTTTTCCATGCCGGGCAGAAAACAAAAATGTTCTGCGTGCCTATAATTCACTAAAATCCAAAGGATTTGAGGTTTTAGGGGTCTCAATTGATAGCGACAAAAATGCCTGGATTAAAGCCATCAAGGATGACGGAATGCCATGGGTACAAGTTACTGATCTTAAAGCAAAAAAAAATGCAGCAGCGCTCCTGTACGGAGTTGATGCCATACCTCAAAATTGGTTGATCGATCCAAATGGTATTGTGCTGGGTATCAACCTAAGGGGTGAAGATCTTGCCCGGCAAATCGAAAAATTAATAAACCAAAGCAAGGGGAAGTAA
- a CDS encoding helix-turn-helix transcriptional regulator — translation METIKGAEKLKQYLSEEQLNKLQKAGQRYIEQYNTTFTIQSVTDQEITIETTQTENTSGKYATEATLIKRGQDLLIKLLPNHKIMVDAQPIFPSPTSVVDAKWIDQQMQQKGIRIKQIAFETGIDRDDISNWVTGKRSMGQIVKAMFFFYFSR, via the coding sequence ATGGAGACGATAAAGGGAGCAGAAAAGCTAAAACAATATTTAAGTGAGGAACAGCTTAACAAGCTCCAAAAAGCCGGACAACGTTATATAGAGCAATATAATACTACGTTTACTATACAATCGGTTACCGATCAGGAAATAACGATCGAAACAACCCAAACTGAAAATACATCGGGCAAATATGCAACTGAAGCAACGCTAATCAAACGCGGACAAGACCTGTTAATAAAACTATTGCCAAATCATAAGATCATGGTCGATGCCCAACCCATTTTTCCGTCACCAACGAGCGTTGTAGACGCCAAATGGATAGACCAGCAGATGCAACAAAAGGGGATCCGCATCAAACAGATTGCCTTTGAGACAGGAATCGACCGTGATGATATTTCTAACTGGGTAACAGGTAAGCGTTCAATGGGACAGATCGTAAAGGCGATGTTTTTCTTTTACTTTTCTAGATAG
- a CDS encoding DUF3667 domain-containing protein — translation MTNNCLDCNEETTGKFCSNCSQATSTHRFSLSHVFKHDFIHGIFHFDKGFFYTIKELFTRPGHSIIEYVQRKRVKHFNYFATILLLLTIGYFIKK, via the coding sequence ATGACAAATAACTGTTTAGACTGCAATGAAGAAACTACCGGGAAGTTTTGCAGTAATTGTAGCCAGGCAACATCAACACATAGATTTTCGTTATCACACGTTTTTAAACATGATTTTATCCACGGCATATTTCACTTCGACAAAGGCTTTTTCTACACCATAAAAGAATTATTTACCAGACCAGGCCACAGCATAATAGAATATGTACAAAGGAAAAGAGTAAAACACTTTAATTATTTTGCCACTATACTTTTATTGCTGACAATAGGCTATTTTATAAAAAAGTAG
- a CDS encoding response regulator codes for MSKKILIIEDHNAIRESIAEILKMANYTVFEAKNGKTGVDMALSELPDIILCDIMMPELDGYGVLYILNKHAETLGIPFIFLTAKAEYTDLRKGMELGADDYLIKPFDDMELLNAIDIRIRKKEAQDKVLHTVSDEFRILVAHTDGLSEFHKLIEGKTKRRFKKGQVIYYEGDFGKGLYLVHSGKVKTIKLAQDGRELMTGMHVSGSYIGINAILSGTAYTDTSTAVEDSEICFIPLDQMELLLLQYPKVAREFINLLSSDNQEKEEQLLQLAYQSVRKKMAGAILRLYHQNIPEQNPFIISREDLAAMACMATETVSRTLSDFKEEKLIDRIGANITVLNPEGLLKMKN; via the coding sequence ATGAGCAAGAAAATACTGATTATTGAAGATCATAATGCGATTCGCGAAAGTATAGCAGAGATACTTAAGATGGCAAATTACACCGTTTTTGAGGCCAAAAATGGTAAGACAGGGGTCGATATGGCCCTTAGTGAACTCCCGGATATTATTTTGTGTGACATTATGATGCCTGAACTGGATGGATACGGGGTGCTTTATATACTGAATAAACATGCCGAAACTTTGGGAATCCCTTTTATTTTTCTCACCGCCAAGGCTGAATACACGGATCTGCGAAAGGGAATGGAACTGGGCGCAGATGATTATCTTATCAAACCCTTTGATGACATGGAACTCCTGAATGCAATTGATATTAGAATAAGAAAAAAGGAAGCGCAGGATAAGGTACTCCATACCGTTTCTGATGAATTCAGGATATTGGTAGCTCATACCGATGGACTCTCGGAATTTCACAAATTAATCGAAGGCAAAACAAAAAGGCGATTCAAAAAAGGACAGGTAATTTATTATGAGGGAGATTTTGGAAAAGGTCTTTATCTGGTACATAGCGGAAAGGTAAAGACGATAAAACTCGCGCAAGACGGACGGGAGCTGATGACAGGGATGCATGTTTCAGGCTCTTACATTGGGATAAATGCCATTTTGAGCGGTACGGCTTATACCGATACCTCAACTGCTGTAGAAGATAGCGAGATCTGCTTCATCCCCTTAGATCAGATGGAACTTTTACTCCTTCAATACCCGAAAGTGGCCAGGGAATTTATCAACCTCCTATCGAGTGATAACCAGGAAAAAGAGGAACAGCTACTCCAGCTGGCTTATCAATCGGTACGTAAAAAAATGGCTGGTGCCATCTTAAGATTATATCACCAGAATATACCAGAGCAAAACCCGTTTATCATTTCCAGGGAAGACCTTGCCGCTATGGCCTGTATGGCCACAGAAACAGTCAGCAGAACCCTCTCTGATTTTAAGGAAGAGAAACTAATCGATCGGATTGGAGCAAATATAACCGTACTAAATCCTGAAGGGTTATTGAAAATGAAAAATTAA
- the fumC gene encoding class II fumarate hydratase — protein MPTQPVINQIPALRTAHDSMGDVQVPLNRYWGAQTERSRNNFKIGPEASMPEEIIEAFGYLKKAAAYANKDLNVLSTEKRDLIAKVCDEITDGKLYGEFPLVIWQTGSGTQSNMNANEVISNRIHVLQGNEMGKGELFVHPNDDVNKSQSSNDTFPTAMHIAAYKILVDVTIPGIEKLRDTLHVKSEEFKDVVKIGRTHLMDATPLTLGQEISGYVSQLDHGLKALNHTLDHLSEIALGGTAVGTGMNTPGGYDVAVAAYISKFTGFPFRTADNKFEALSAHDALVESHGALKQIAVSLMHIANNIRMLASGPRCGIGELHLPENEPGSSIMPGKVNPTQNEAVTMVAAQVMGNDVAITVAGSNGQFQLNVFKPVMAANFLQSARLIGDACCSFNENCAMGISPNYDGIKKHLETSLMLVTALNPHIGYDNAAKIAKSALKENKSLKEAAISLGLVTSEQFDEWVRPEDMIGAIS, from the coding sequence ATGCCTACCCAACCAGTAATAAATCAAATTCCAGCATTAAGAACAGCGCATGACAGTATGGGCGATGTTCAGGTTCCTCTGAACCGCTACTGGGGAGCCCAGACCGAACGTTCACGAAATAATTTTAAGATTGGTCCGGAAGCATCTATGCCCGAAGAGATTATTGAAGCTTTTGGTTATCTGAAAAAAGCTGCGGCATACGCCAATAAAGATTTAAATGTACTTTCAACTGAAAAACGAGATCTGATTGCAAAGGTGTGCGATGAGATTACTGATGGTAAGCTTTACGGAGAATTTCCGCTTGTGATCTGGCAAACTGGTTCCGGAACTCAGTCCAATATGAATGCCAATGAGGTAATCTCCAACCGAATCCATGTATTGCAGGGAAACGAAATGGGCAAAGGTGAGCTGTTTGTTCACCCAAATGATGATGTAAATAAATCCCAGTCTTCTAACGATACTTTCCCAACGGCAATGCACATTGCTGCCTATAAAATACTGGTCGATGTGACCATACCCGGCATTGAAAAGTTAAGGGATACACTTCATGTTAAATCTGAGGAGTTCAAAGATGTCGTGAAAATTGGCCGTACCCACCTGATGGATGCGACACCCCTGACACTGGGCCAGGAAATCTCCGGTTATGTTTCCCAGCTTGATCATGGGCTTAAGGCGCTTAACCATACCTTAGACCACCTTTCCGAAATCGCACTCGGGGGCACCGCAGTAGGTACCGGCATGAATACGCCGGGTGGGTATGATGTTGCCGTTGCCGCATATATATCAAAATTTACCGGTTTCCCCTTCCGCACGGCAGATAATAAATTTGAGGCTTTATCTGCTCATGATGCCCTGGTAGAAAGTCATGGCGCATTGAAGCAGATCGCAGTATCGCTGATGCATATTGCCAATAACATTCGGATGCTGGCCTCCGGACCAAGGTGTGGTATCGGCGAGTTGCATCTCCCTGAAAATGAACCCGGCTCCTCTATTATGCCCGGTAAGGTAAACCCTACGCAGAATGAGGCAGTAACGATGGTTGCGGCACAGGTAATGGGCAATGATGTAGCCATCACCGTTGCGGGATCCAACGGACAGTTTCAGCTCAATGTATTTAAGCCAGTAATGGCCGCAAATTTTCTGCAGTCTGCACGGCTTATCGGCGATGCCTGCTGTTCATTTAATGAAAACTGTGCAATGGGCATCAGCCCGAATTATGACGGCATTAAAAAACACCTGGAAACCTCTCTCATGCTTGTAACAGCTTTGAATCCGCATATCGGATATGACAATGCTGCAAAAATTGCAAAGTCCGCATTAAAGGAAAACAAGTCACTGAAGGAAGCCGCAATCAGTCTTGGGTTAGTCACCAGCGAACAATTTGATGAATGGGTAAGGCCGGAAGATATGATTGGCGCAATTAGCTAA
- a CDS encoding porin produces MKQFYIILLLACSMLFASAQQKDQTRLSDTLKNYSAYKRKLSFAGVLQTRYVLSMDKNVDINGKNYDPAMSKAISNTFMIKRARVMVKGDINDHFSANILANLAEFNSDPTNKVLENAYIKYSLNEYFHIQAGQFRPFFGIEDAMAVDIIRTLDFSNQYYAFGKNGWQSFQTGLSVLGNVIPGGKLRYLPGFTMETIKTSPPMTITPRTYMAGWKLIC; encoded by the coding sequence ATGAAACAATTTTATATCATCCTGTTACTCGCCTGCAGTATGCTTTTCGCTTCCGCACAGCAAAAAGACCAAACCCGGTTAAGTGACACCCTGAAAAATTATTCTGCATACAAACGTAAACTCAGCTTTGCGGGCGTGTTGCAAACGCGTTATGTGCTTTCTATGGATAAAAACGTAGACATTAACGGCAAAAACTATGATCCCGCAATGTCTAAGGCAATATCTAATACCTTTATGATCAAGCGGGCCAGGGTAATGGTTAAGGGTGATATTAATGATCATTTTTCGGCCAATATACTGGCCAATCTGGCTGAGTTTAATAGCGATCCGACCAACAAGGTGTTGGAAAATGCTTACATCAAATATTCTCTTAATGAATATTTCCACATTCAGGCGGGGCAGTTCCGCCCTTTTTTCGGAATCGAAGATGCCATGGCAGTAGATATTATCCGAACACTTGACTTTTCCAACCAATATTATGCTTTCGGAAAAAACGGCTGGCAGAGTTTTCAAACCGGACTTTCTGTATTGGGTAACGTGATTCCTGGAGGAAAACTCAGGTATTTGCCGGGGTTTACAATGGAAACAATAAAAACCAGCCCGCCGATGACAATAACACCAAGAACTTATATGGCAGGCTGGAAGCTGATTTGCTGA